CGGACTGGAAACTGCAGCACATTCACAGAATTTAATCACAACTTTGTTACAACAACTTTCTAAGGAAGAAGTGCAGATGATAGCACATAGGAATTTTTTGAATTACGTCAAAAATATAGAAGAAAATCGAAGCATGTAGAGAGATTTTTTTCTACATGCTTTTTTATAAGCGGTTAAATAAAGCAAATAAGTGCTCAATCCGCTAGAAAGATGTATGATAGTATAGGATATTGAAGTATGTACGAGTAGATTAGCAATATTTATATCTACTGACGGAGGGAATTTTCATGAATCGTAAGTTGTCGACAACAACCGGCGACCAAATTGAGACAGAAAAGTCGACACTGCAATTTTTTTCAGAAACAATTGAAGTGAATCGATTATCAGCATTAGCCTTTTTTGAAGCAGGGGAAGAATTCTTTGCAGGTCAACGATATTATTGGCAAAATCGTGAGAAAACTTTTACACTCGTTGGCTTAGGTCATGCGTATACGATTACAAGTCAGTCAGAGAAACAACGTTTTGATGATGTAGAACAACAATGGAAAAAGCTAACTCAGCATGTTGTAACAAATGACCAAGCGTTACAACCAATTCTGTTTGGAGGTTTTACCTTTGATCCTGAAAATGGAGTAACTGGTGAATGGGAAGGCATACCTCAAGCCTTTTTTGCTGTTGCAACCTATCAGCTTGTAATGCGTAATGACCATGTTTATATTAGTACCAACTACATTGCAGAGCAGGAAAATCCACAAGTATTTGAACAACTTTGTAAAAAACGTGATGAACTTATGCATACTGCTCAAGTAAAAGCATTGAAAACGTATTCAAAACCACAAGTGAAAAGTAGTTTTGAACCATATAAAGAAGAATATTTGGAATCTATTAAACAAGTGACATCTTTAATTCGTCAGAAAGAAGCAGATAAAGTGGTTATTGCTCGATCACTTGCCTTACAATTCGAAGAAGCTGTTTCTTCGCCAAATGTATTATCCCAAATTATTTTGGAACAACCAGAAAGTTATTTATTTGGGTTAGAATATCAAGACAAATTGTTTTTTGGTGCTTCACCTGAACGATTAGTAAAAGTTGAAGATTCTTATGCGTATTCTTCTTGTGTAGCAGGATCAGTAAAACGTGGGAAAACTGCTGAAGAAGATGAAAAATTGGGACAAAGTTTATTAAATGATGCCAAAAATCGTTCTGAACATCAATATGTAGTAGATATGATTGGTAACACATTTAAAGAAAATTGTTCAAGCTATGATATTCCATCACAGCCAAAACTTTTGAAAATTAGAGATATTCAGCATTTATTTACGCCAGTGGAGGGTCAATTAAAAAATAATGCAACGATCTTGCAATTAGTAAAGACATTACACCCGACACCAGCTTTAGGTGGTGTACCTCGTAACAGAGCAATGGAAGTTATACGAGCGTATGAACCCATGAACCGTGGCTATTACGCAGCACCAATTGGTTGGTTAGATGCAGAAGGTAATGGGGAATTTGCAGTTGCTATTCGTTCTGCTTTGTTACTTCAAGATAAGGCTTTCTTGTATGCTGGTGGAGGGATTGTTGCAGATTCGGAACCACAAAGCGAATATGAAGAAACACTTGTGAAATTCCGTCCGATGATTCGAGCTTTAGGAGGACAATTACATGAATAACAAGGAGATTTTGACAAGCTATGTATACAAGCTTGTTGCATCTTTGTATCAAGCAGGGGTAAAAGATGTTGTAGTAAGCCCAGGGTCACGTTCAACACCTTTAGCATATGCCTTTGCCCATACAAAAGAATTTCAAATGTACCGTCAAGTTGATGAACGCTCAGCAGCCTTTTTAGCTTTAGGGTTAGCTAAAGCGAGTGCACGTCCGGTAGTACTTGTTTGTACATCAGGTACGGCGGCTGCTAATTACTTTCCAGCGATTGTGGAAGCAAAATTATCACGTATTCCTTTAATTGTATTAACGGCTGATCGTCCACATGAGCTTCGTGAAGTAGGAGCACCACAAGCGATTGCACAACCGAATTTATATGGCAATCAAGTAAAATGGTCCGTTGATTTTCCATTGCCAGATGAATTTCCAAATACCTTACCTTTTGTAGAAAGACATATAGCTCGAGCTGTAGCGATTGCTTTAACTGCACCAGCAGGACCTGTTCATGTGAATGTTCCGTTCCGTGAGCCTTTATTAATCGATTTTCAAGAAAAATTACCAGTAGGTTCATTTATCGAAAGTATATCGCAAGAAATACGTCCAAGTGAGCATGCTATGAATGTCTTGGAAACGGCAATTGAAAGAGCAAGAAAAGGTATTGTGATTGTAGGAGAATTAGCACAAGATACAGATTTAGAAGTTGTTTGGAACTTTATCCGCCATCTTCAATGGCCGATTTTAGCGGAAAGCTTATCACATTTACGTGCAAACGTACCAAATGATTGTGCAAAGTATATAATCGACCAATATGACGCTTTATTGAAAAATGAAACATTTAAAAATATAGCAGAATGCGATACAGCGGTCCGTTTTGGCTCACAGCCAGTTTCCAAACCATTAATGCAATTCTTAACAACAGTTCAGCCATCAACATATTTAGTTATTGATGAAGATCCGATGTTTCGTGATTCATTGGCTATTACAACACATCATGTTCAAGCAACAATTAGTAGATGGTTAGATGATCTAACCATCACACCTGCTAATACGGATCCAACATATGTTGAACAATGGATTTCAGCCAATCAAATTGCGACGCATCAAGTAGAAACGTATATTCAAGAGATGACTGATGAAGGTGCACTTGTGGCTACTTTATTTGAACATTTGCCAGAGCATAGTGACTTGTTTGCAAGTAGCAGTATGCCTATCCGTGATGTGGATACTTTCTTCAATAAGACTTCAAAAGATGTTCGTATTTATGCGAATCGTGGTGCAAATGGGATAGATGGAGTTGTATCAACTGCAATTGGTACGCAATTAGCTACAAAACGTGATTCCTATTTATTGATTGGGGATTTAGCATTTTTACATGATTCAAATGGATTGATTGCATCTCGTTATCAACGATGTGATTTAACGATTGTTGTCATGAATAATGACGGAGGTGGTATTTTCTCTTATCTTTCTCAAGCAACTGTTGAAGAACATTATGAAGAATTATTTGGGACACCATCTGGACTTCAATTCGCTGATTTAGCAAGAATGTATGATGCTCAATACCATGTAGTACGAACTATAGATGAATTTGCACACGTACTGGACACACCTAAAGAAAAGCCACTACGTATTATTGAAGTAATTACAAATCGTATGAACAACGTTCAATCGCATCGAAAGCTATGGGATTCCATTGGTAAGGAGTTAGATGAAAAATGGCAAGCGTAATGACATCTATAAGAGGATTAAATGTCCATTACCAAATACTCAATCCACAAGCTGAAAAAACACTTGTTTTTCTACATGGATTCACGGGTAGTACGAAAACTTGGGATTCGGTAATTCCATTTTTTCATGGCACTTATCGTATTATAACATTAGATTTAATCGGACACGGTTTAACAGATGCACCATACAGTGTCCAACGTTATTCAATGGAAGAACAAGTTGAATTATTGCATGATTTCTTTGAGGCAAGAAGGATTCCTTCCTTTACTTTAATCGGTTATTCTATGGGGGGACGTGTAGCACTTGCTTTTACACTAAAATATTCGGATATGGTTGAACAACTAATATTAGAAAGTTCATCACCTGGCCTTCCGACATTAGAAGAACGGGCTATTAGAAGAAAGAATGATCATGCATTAGCTGATCGTATTGAAAAAGATGGACTTGAGTCTTTTGTGAGTTATTGGGAGAATATCCCGCTGTTTGAATCCCAAAAGAAACTTCCGATTTCTGCGCAACTTGCTATTCGTTCTGAACGATTCGAACAACGTGCGGTTGGATTAGCTAATAGTTTACGTGGGATGGGAACAGGTGAACAGCCTTCTTATTGGAAACAATTGCATAACTACACAAAACCTGTACTTTTAATGACTGGTGAATTAGACAAAAAATTTGAACAAAAGGCTTATAACATGAAAAAAAGATTCCAATGTTGCGAAAATGTGATCGTGCCAAATGTTGGGCATGCAATACATGTGGAAAATCCACAAACTTTTGCTACAATAATAGAGGAACATCTAGAATATATTTAGGAGGACTTATTAATGACTCGTGAATGGGTAACTGAACATGTCTATGAAGATATCAAATATGAATCTTATAATGGCATTGCTAAAATTACAATTAACCGTCCAGAAGTAAGAAATGCATTCCGCCCAAAAACAACTGCAGAAATGATTGATGCATTCACTCGTGCTCGCGATGATGCTAAAATTGGTGCAATCATTTTAACAGGTGAAGGTGAAAAAGCATTCTGCTCAGGCGGAGATCAAAAAGTACGTGGTAACGGTGGTTATGTTGGTGATGATAATATTCCACGCTTAAATGTACTGGATCTTCAAACATTAATCCGCAAAATTCCAAAACCAGTAGTGGCAATGGTAGCAGGTTATGCAATTGGTGGAGGACACGTACTACATATCGTATGTGATTTAACAATCGCTGCTGAAAATGCTCGCTTTGGACAAACTGGTCCAAAAGTTGGTTCATTTGATGCTGGTTACGGTGCAGGTTATCTAGCACGTATTGTAGGCCATAAAAAAGCGCGAGAAATCTGGTACTTATGCCGTCAATATGATGCACAAGAAGCACTTGATATGGGACTTGTAAACACAGTTGTTCCTTATGAAAAACTAGAAGATACTACTGTAGAATGGTGCGAAGAAATGCTTAAAAAATCACCAACTGCTCTTCGTTTCTTAAAAGCTTCATTCAACGCAGATACAGACGGTTTAGCAGGCTTACAACAACTTGGTGGTGACGCAACTTTACTTTACTACACAACTGATGAAGCAAAAGAAGGTCGCGACGCATTCAAAGAAAAACGTGATCCAGACTTTGGTCAATTCCCACGTTTCCCTTAATCGGTAAGTTACTCAATATTGTATTATTTCTTTATAAAATGAACATCCGGAAAGTCAGAAATATAGACTTTTTAGATGTTCATTTTTTAATTAGTAAATCAATAGTATTCGCTATTATCATGATAGATTGAAAAAACTTTTTAGCAGTATCAAAATAATACGGGTTTTTTCAATTTTTACTAGGATAATGATATGATAAAAGAGATTAACTTTAAATTAAGGGTGACATATAACATGATTCCAAACTGGATTATCCAACGTTCAACATTGACACCTGAACGTGTAGCAGTACGATTTGAAGGTAATTCGTGGACATATCAAGAAATACATGAAAAATCATTAGATCAAGCGAAACGACTACTAGCACTTGGTGTGAGACCTCATGACCGAGTTGCCATTTACGCTACATCCACTCCACAAATTATTTTCATGATTTGTGGCTGTATGCATTTACAATGTGAAATGGTGTTATTAAATTTACGCTTAAGTAAAACTGAATTAGTATATCAAATTGAAGACTCTGAAGTTGTTGCGATACTAGCTGAAGATGGGCTAGTAGAAAAATTACCTGAGACAACTATTCGTGTTTATCCATTTTCAGTAGTTGAGAAAGAACGCCCTGATGATTTTACACCAGTATCGGAATGGGCAGAAGAAGATACGATGACGATCATGTATACTTCGGGTACAACAGGATTTCCAAAAGGGGTACGACAAACGATTGGCAATCATGTATCTGTTGCCACTTCCTCTATGTATAACACAGGATTAGTTGAGAATGATGCATGGCTCTGTACGGTTCCTTTATTCCATATCAGTGGATTTTCTATGTTATGTAAATGCCTATTACATGGAGTTCGTTTAGATTTATACCGCAAATTTGATGTTGAAAAGGTTGTAGATCAACTTGTAGAAGGTTCTGTAACACGAATGTCAGTCGTTGCTGTAACATTAGAGCGTATTTTATCAGAGCTTGAAAAACGTAAACAACAAGTATCTAACCGTTTTTTGACGATGCTTGCAGGAGGAGGACCAGTGCCGATTGACTATTTAAAACGAGCAATCGATCGAGGTATACAAGTTTCTCAAACATATGGAATGACTGAAACCTCATCACAAACTGCAACATTATCAAGTAAGGATGCACTAAGAAAAATTGGGTCAGCTGGAAAGCCTTTATTTTTCAACCAGATCCAAATTGCAGATGCAAAAAATCCATATGATCAAGGCGAAATATTAATACGAGGAGCGCATGTAACACCTGGTTATGTTGGACGTTTTGCGAATAAGCCTTCCCAAGTAAATGGCTGGTTGCATAGTGGGGATATTGGTTATTTGGATGATGAAGGATATCTATTTGTCGTCGATCGACGTTCTGATTTAATCATTTCTGGTGGAGAGAACATTTACCCTGCAGAAATAGAAAATGTATTAATTTCTCATCCAAGCGTTCGTGAAGCGGGGGTTTGTGGTGTGGAAGATGATCAGTGGGGACAGGTACCGAATGCATTTGTTGTACTTAAAGATATAGTAGATACAGAAAAGCTGATAGCATTTTGTAAAAAGCATTTAGCTGCTTATAAAGTTCCTAAAAAGGTCTATATTGTTAAAGAGCTCCCTCGTAATGGCTCAAATAAATTATTGCGCCGCAAATTGCAAGAATTGATATGAAAAGTAAAATTAATGATTCATCGGTTGACTTTGTATAACCGATGGATTTTTTTGTGATTTTATTAAATGTAATCTGTAATAATTTCCATAATATTATATAATTTTATTAATTAGGAAGGTGATTTCAATTATATGAAGAATTTTCAACAGCAAATATCAATAGATAGTTTGATCATTGGAGGTGTAACCCATTGTCCACCCATCGATTTATCATTAGAATCAGGGATAATAACGGGATTATACTCTGATGTTAATAAAATTGAGTATATGATGAACCAACTTCAAGGTGATCCTGCTATTAATATTCATTTTCGTCAGGATGGTCATTATGACAGATTGTCCATTTTAGAAAGTATTAAATTTGAATGTGCATTATACAATGTGAAGATTAATGTGGATGACGTCTTAAAAATGATAGGATTATTCGATCAAAAGAATGTGAAAATGAAAAATCTAACATATTCCGAATTACAACGTGTAAGACTGGCTAAATTATTTATACACGAAAAACCAATACATATTTTACAAGAGCCATACCAAAATTTGGATAATAAGTCAAAGGAAATTGTTAACCTTGTTGTGAAAACTTTAAAGAATCAAGGTAGTGCTGTTTGTCTTTTTACGACAAATTTAGAAGATCTAATCCATTCTACAGATAAAGTATTCCGAGTAGATGAAAAAGGATTGAAACTAATTGATTTACAAGAAGTAAATGATTTTACCCAAAAAGAAATTCCAGAAAAACTGACTATTCAATTAGAGAAAATTCCTACTAAAATGAACGACAAATTGATCCTTTTTAATCCACCTGAAATTGATTATATTGAAAGTATTGAAGGAATCGTCAATGTTCACGTAAATGGTGATGCATATCCTTGTTCTTTAACTTTAAATGAGTTAGAAAAGCGGTTAATGCCGTTTGGTTTTTTTAGATGTCACCGTTCTTATATTGTAAATCTCCAAAAGGTTAGAGAAATTATTACGTGGACAAAGAACAGTTATAGCTTAATCCTATCAGGGAAAGAAAGAGGAAATGTACCATTATCGAGAAGTAAATTAGTCGAATTAAAAGGAATCATAGGAATATAAATATTTCTCGGGAAATAAATGTACTCAACTGACAAGGAAATAGTACAGTTCACCGACATATAACGTCATTCAGCCAAATTTAGATGTGTTTCCATCTACTCATGTGTATGCTTAGAGCATGAACCATATATAGGAGGTTTCAAGATGGAAACAATCATAGAAGTTAACAGGTTACAAAAGAAATTTCAAAAGGATTATGCAATTCGAAATGTATCTTTTAATATCCAAAAAGGTGAAATCTTTGGTTTCCTTGGACCGAGTGGTTCGGGAAAAACGACAACTATTAAAATTTTAACTGCACAGTTAACCCCATCTAGCGGTGAAGTAAGAGTTTTTAATAAAGAAACAGGTAATCTTAAATCATCAGAAGCAAGAAGTCGTTTTGGTATCTTAACAGATAATAGTGGACTATATGATCGGCTTACGATTGAGGAGAATCTTATTTTATATAGAAAAATATATAATTTGGAAGAAAATTCAGTAAAGTTAGCTCTTGACTTTGTTAATTTATATGATGAGAGAAAAAAGCGAATTAATACTTTATCAAAAGGTATGAAACAACGTGTAATGCTCGCTCGTACAATTTTGCATCAACCAGAGCTCCTCTTTTTAGATGAACCGACTTCTGCATTGGATCCTGTAAATAAGTATCATATATATGAAGGGCTTCGAAGCTTAAATGAAAGGGATACAACTATTTTTCTTACAACTCATGATATGACAGAAGCAGATACTCTTTGTGATCGAATTGCCTTTTTAAATAAAGGTGAAATTTGTGCGATCGGCACACCGAAAGAGCTTAAAAGGCAATTTGCTGATGATACATTAACTGTAGAATTAAAAAATGGTCATCAGAAAATTATCAGTAAAGGTATAGAAGATGCTGACAAAATGTTTGAATGGATGCAAGGAAATTTAATAGAGCGAGTATGGACAAACGAGCCTAGTTTAGGGGAAATTTTTGTTCAAGTAACAGGGAGGAAATTGTTATGAATTTATCTATTAAAAGAATGCAGGCAATTTTACTAAAGGACTATAAAGAATTCTCTCGAAATATGGCGGTATCTTCAATGGTATTTCTGCCTTTAATCTTAGCTGCAATTTATTCCCGAATGGGTGTTGATACGATGCAGGGACTTTTTATGCCCATTAATATGACTTTCTCTGTAGTTGCAACTTATATCCAATGTAGCATAATTGCTGAGGAAAAGGAAAAAAACACATTAAGAAATTTGATGCTATCTCCTGCAACGATTCCGGAAATTTTGATAGGAAAAAGCATGTTAACTTTTATCGTCACTATAATTATTGTGACTGGCTGTATGGTTTTATCTGAATACAATCCTGGAAATTTATTGATTATGATTGTTGCATTACTTTTATCAACTATTTTTTATATTGCTGTAGGGACATTACTTGGTTTGTTTGCTAAAACCGTAATGGAATCTTCCGTTATTGTCCTACCGGTCCTTTTTATATTTTCTTTAGGACCTGTTGTAAAAGTCTATATAGAGAATTATCCAATTTTGAAAGTAGTTGAATGGTTGCCAAGTACTCAACTAATTATGCTTGGGGAATCACTAGAAACAAATTGGGGAATATGGGATGTCATACAACCTTTTATCATCATAGCATTGTGGATATTGATTGCAATAATTGCAACTGTGAGCGTATATAAAAAGCGAATGGTGGATGAGTAGTTATGAAAAAAAGCTTCAAATTATTGAAGCTTTTTTATAGTTGTTAAACAAATATTGTAAAAGGTATTTGCTATCGGATGTTTTTTATGATGGCTTTTTTAGGATATGCAGGCTTTACTTCTGCAATAAGAATAGCACTCAATATCAATACAGCGCCAATAATCATACGGGGTGTTAAAATTTCATGTAAAAATAATACCGACATTATCATACCAAAAAAGGATTCCAAGGAAAGAATAATGGCTGCTTTTGTTGCGGTGGTATATTGATTTGCTATATTTTGGAAAAGGTAAGCAACAGTTGTTGAGAAAATAGCTAAATAGACAACTGAGTACAAGCCACCCTTTTCTAATGTTATAGGTGCATCTCCTTGAACAATTACCACTAAATTACTAATGATAGCAGCTGTTATGAATTGAATGATTGTAAGTTGTATAGCATCTTCTTTTTTGACAAAAAGATTTGTACAAAAGATATCAAAAGCAAATCCTACAGCACAAGCAAGTGATAAGGCATCGCCAATGTTCATGGTAAATGAGCCTTGTAAGGATAAGCACCCAATCCCTATAATGGCGAGAATAGATCCAATTATTTCGTATCCATCAATACGTCGTTTATAAATGGCATATGTAATGATGGGTACAATTATTATATTTATTGCTGTTAAAAACGCATTTTTGGAAGGTGTAGTGTATTGTAAACCTACTGTCTGTAGGGAAAAGGCAATATACAAAATAATTCCTAAGGTGACACCTTTCCAAATAACGGACTTGGTCACTTTTTTTAGTTTGTAACCAAAAAGAATGATCAAGATAAGAGAGGCTAATAAAAATCTTCCGGCCATTACCTGGTAAGCTGTTAAATATTTTAGTGCAATATCCGTAACGACAAAGCCACTACCCCAAATGATGGCGGTAAAGAGTAATAAGCTATTAGCTATGTATGGTTTCATCTTCGTTCTTCCTCCTAACTCAAATAAGGATAACATGAGATGAAAGACAATAATTTGTGTACAATTCTAAACTTTCAGGTGGATTTTTGTATTTATTCAAAAACGATAGAAGCTTTTTCGATGTAATTGTGGAGTAAGTACAATTTAACCGCTGCAGACAATTGTTCATAAAAAATAAAATCATTATCAACGGGTGTAATTAGTTGACGTATTTTTGTCATTCGATACCGAATAGTGTTCGGATGGCAAAAATGCGAATAGGCTACTTCTTTGATATTTCCTTTTTTAAGGATATAAGTTATGGCGGTTTCGATTAAATCAGGATCTACCTTTTCATCTAAAAGTGGTCCGAGATACTTGTGCACAAATTTCATTGCAAATGGAGCATTCTCTCGATAAAGTTCAATCAATAAAGTATCAGTTGCAAGTTTTTCATATTGACAAGTAGATTGAAGATTAATTTCAGCCATTATACGGGCAAAAAAAGCTTCTCTAACTGCAAGATGCATGGTTTTATGCGTAAATTGCACTTGGCTATATCCAATGGTAAGTAATTCTTTTGGAATAGCGTACATTGTCAACCATTCATTTAAAATTTTTTCAAACTGGAAACACTGAGATGCACTAGTCATTAAGATAAAAATACTTTTTTTATAAGTACATAAAATGCCTGATTTTAGTAATCCTTCTAATTGAAAAAGAGTATCCATACAATCAGTATTTTCAGTTGCTACCATTCCAATATTTGCAACAAATACATACTTTTCGAAAGGTCTATTCATTTGTTGTAGGAAGGAATGCAATTGCTTCTCATTAACTTCGTTTTCAATAAAATTCTTCATAATATTCTCTAAGATATGTGCTTTATCTTGTTTTTTTGTATAAGCCACTACCTCTAATATAATATCTTCAAAAAACTCATCCGCTCCAAATTGAAGTATGGGGAAATTTTGCTCGTCTGCGAAGGCAATCACTTCATCAGGTAGATTTTGAAATATAACTGGTTTATAAGCTAAAGCACTAACTCCGAGTTCAATTAGATTTTTGATCGTATCTATTAAATATTCTGGTTTTTCCTTTGCGAATAATAAGCTACTTAAGACAACACTATGTGGATTAAAAATAGTCTCTCTTACTGTTTGAATATCTGGCGAAAATTCAAAATCAAGGATTTCAACGCTTTTGACAGGATTAGATAATCCATTATTCCCTGCAACAATTAAGAAATCTTTTGTAATGGGTAGTTGCAAAAAATTTTTTACATTCATTTGTAGCTCAATCAACCTTTCGTGTAGCGATTATTTAGTATCGTAACATCTTTTCGAGTGAATGATGTATATTATTTGTCAACTTTTTGGATATTTTCTTTAGCATTTTATAAAAACTAGTGGTTTAGAAGAAATAGTAGTCATATCAATTATGTTTGTCCCATAAAACTATATTAAGGGAAAAGCCTTAGGTAAGGTTAGAAAATTGGCGAACGATCTAGGGGGGAGTTTTATTACTAAAAGTGAATCATACAAAATGAAAAACAGTGTATATGTTCTAGTTACTGGCGAAGTAATTTTATTGGTTACAACTTTAATGACTCAAAAGATTAGTATAGCAATGATGTTAGCAATCCTTTTTTTAATGGCAGTTCAATTCATTTGTTTAACAATGGTT
This window of the Rummeliibacillus pycnus genome carries:
- a CDS encoding PucR family transcriptional regulator; its protein translation is MNVKNFLQLPITKDFLIVAGNNGLSNPVKSVEILDFEFSPDIQTVRETIFNPHSVVLSSLLFAKEKPEYLIDTIKNLIELGVSALAYKPVIFQNLPDEVIAFADEQNFPILQFGADEFFEDIILEVVAYTKKQDKAHILENIMKNFIENEVNEKQLHSFLQQMNRPFEKYVFVANIGMVATENTDCMDTLFQLEGLLKSGILCTYKKSIFILMTSASQCFQFEKILNEWLTMYAIPKELLTIGYSQVQFTHKTMHLAVREAFFARIMAEINLQSTCQYEKLATDTLLIELYRENAPFAMKFVHKYLGPLLDEKVDPDLIETAITYILKKGNIKEVAYSHFCHPNTIRYRMTKIRQLITPVDNDFIFYEQLSAAVKLYLLHNYIEKASIVFE